A stretch of Amycolatopsis balhimycina FH 1894 DNA encodes these proteins:
- a CDS encoding pyridoxamine 5'-phosphate oxidase family protein has translation MNPDDLEFLRRPLHGFLTVSTGEPRPVWFEAAADGTIQLFTEPDALKVRRARRDPRASIVVAAPVGERERWVSVSGRVSLEPDGAHDLAARLAARYWDLDDPARAADLKAILATDQVRLVIHPETVRRYAY, from the coding sequence ATGAATCCCGATGACCTCGAGTTCCTTCGACGTCCCCTGCACGGCTTCTTGACCGTGTCCACCGGTGAGCCCCGCCCGGTCTGGTTCGAGGCGGCCGCCGACGGCACGATCCAGCTGTTCACCGAACCGGACGCGCTCAAAGTCCGCCGCGCCCGCCGCGACCCGCGGGCGTCGATCGTGGTCGCGGCGCCGGTGGGGGAGCGCGAGCGCTGGGTCTCGGTGTCCGGCCGGGTTTCGCTGGAACCCGACGGCGCCCACGACTTGGCCGCGCGCCTCGCCGCTCGGTACTGGGACCTCGACGACCCGGCCCGCGCTGCCGACCTGAAAGCGATTTTGGCGACGGACCAGGTGCGCCTGGTGATCCACCCGGAGACCGTGCGCCGCTACGCCTACTGA
- a CDS encoding cytochrome P450: MVPLPRTMSRAAEALRERVPPLTALPLPHKVDERWLRSRWPVKELATPPAGSGLKPVLGDEGPPLVGHMLEMMRFGPAFGLRRHELYGPVSWTGGFGRRIVALSGPEATQIALVNKDKAFSQEGWKFFIEKFFERGLMLMDFGEHHLHRRIMQEAFTRPRLAGYVGEMGPALREGVAAWRGSERPRLYWALKQLTLDVATRVFMGMPSGGEAARINRAFVSSVRAGTAFVRFPVPGGRWSAGLHGRKVLERYFGESLPAKRRSSGDDLFAALCQATTEEGDRFSDADIVNHMIFLMMAAHDTTTITSSAMAYYFAKYPEWQERAREESLALGDDVLDIDAVEKLETLDLVMKEALRLVAPVPSLTRQTVKDTEVLGHYIPAGTLVGVSPTVNHFTPECWTNPFSFDPERFAEPRREDKSHRMAWMPFGGGAHKCIGLHFGSLEVKLLLHEMLRAYRWSVPESYTARWDYVSLPVPADGLPVRLTPR; the protein is encoded by the coding sequence ATGGTCCCTTTGCCGCGCACCATGAGCCGGGCCGCCGAAGCACTGCGCGAACGCGTGCCGCCGCTGACCGCGCTCCCCCTGCCGCACAAAGTCGACGAGCGCTGGCTGCGGTCGCGCTGGCCCGTCAAGGAGCTCGCGACGCCGCCCGCGGGCAGCGGCCTCAAGCCCGTGCTCGGCGACGAAGGACCGCCGCTGGTCGGGCACATGCTGGAGATGATGCGGTTCGGCCCGGCGTTCGGCCTCCGCCGCCACGAGCTCTACGGCCCGGTGTCGTGGACCGGCGGGTTCGGCCGCCGGATCGTCGCGCTGTCCGGGCCCGAAGCCACGCAGATCGCGCTCGTCAACAAGGACAAGGCGTTCTCGCAGGAGGGCTGGAAGTTCTTCATCGAGAAGTTCTTCGAACGCGGCCTGATGCTGATGGACTTCGGCGAGCACCACCTGCACCGCCGGATCATGCAGGAGGCCTTCACGCGGCCAAGGCTGGCCGGCTACGTCGGCGAGATGGGCCCCGCGCTGCGCGAAGGCGTCGCCGCTTGGCGCGGCAGCGAGCGGCCCCGGCTGTACTGGGCGCTCAAGCAGCTGACCCTCGACGTCGCGACCCGCGTGTTCATGGGCATGCCCAGCGGCGGCGAGGCGGCCCGGATCAACCGCGCGTTCGTCAGCTCCGTGCGGGCCGGCACCGCCTTCGTGCGCTTCCCGGTGCCGGGTGGGCGCTGGTCGGCCGGGCTGCACGGCCGGAAGGTCCTCGAGCGCTACTTCGGCGAATCCCTGCCCGCGAAACGGCGTTCGAGCGGGGATGACCTGTTCGCCGCGCTGTGCCAGGCCACCACCGAGGAGGGCGACCGGTTCTCCGACGCCGACATCGTCAACCACATGATCTTCCTGATGATGGCCGCGCACGACACGACGACCATCACCAGCAGCGCCATGGCGTACTACTTCGCCAAGTACCCGGAGTGGCAGGAGCGCGCCCGCGAGGAGTCCCTGGCCCTCGGCGACGACGTCCTCGACATCGACGCCGTCGAAAAGCTCGAAACGCTCGACCTCGTGATGAAGGAGGCGCTGCGGCTGGTGGCGCCGGTGCCGTCGCTGACCCGCCAGACCGTCAAGGACACCGAAGTGCTCGGCCACTACATCCCGGCGGGCACCCTGGTCGGCGTCTCGCCCACCGTCAACCACTTCACGCCGGAGTGCTGGACGAACCCCTTCTCGTTCGACCCGGAGCGGTTCGCCGAGCCGCGCCGCGAGGACAAGTCGCACCGGATGGCGTGGATGCCCTTCGGCGGCGGCGCGCACAAGTGCATCGGGCTGCACTTCGGGAGTCTCGAGGTGAAGTTGCTTTTGCACGAAATGCTGCGGGCCTACCGCTGGTCGGTTCCGGAGAGTTACACCGCGCGCTGGGACTACGTCTCGCTGCCGGTGCCGGCGGACGGTCTTCCGGTCCGCCTGACCCCGCGCTGA
- a CDS encoding ribonucleoside-diphosphate reductase subunit alpha, whose protein sequence is MSVETGQRPSAADTPTAIRVIRRDGSVSPFDAGKISVALTKAFLAVEGGDAAASSRVHHVVAELTQQVETTLLRHAGPETALHIEQIQDIVELALMRGEHHKVARAYVLYREERAKAREAAKPAAAEVSLNVKGTDGVLRPLDWARVSHVVGEAVAGLDDVTAEPVLAETKRNLYDGISADELALAQIMAARVLVEQEPNYSYVSARLLLDKLRGEALSYLAGTPRLASQDEMAAEYPAYFRAYLRRAIELELVDAELQRFDLDKVTAAIRPERDLDFGFLGLQTLYDRYFQHHDGTRFELPQAFFMRVAMGLAIREDDREARAIEFYELLSSFHFMASTPTLFNSGTTRPQLSSCFLTTVDDDLDSIFQAYKNNALLAKYSGGLGNDWTPVRGLGAHIKGTNGQSQGVVPFLKIANDTAVAVNQGGKRKGAACAYLETWHVDIEEFLDLRKNTGDDRRRTHDMNTANWVPDEFLRRVEADAQWTLFSPNETPDLHDLYGNEFSARYREYEAMAERGEIKVFRRVRAVDLWRRMLTMLFETGHPWITFKDPCNLRSPQQHVGVVHSSNLCTEITLNTNSEEVAVCNLGSVNLLKHVTPSGLDTKRLEKTVRTAVRMLDNVIDINFYTIPEARRSNLRHRPVGLGIMGFQDALFEIGVPFASEEAVKFADVSMEHLSYYAISASTDLAEERGQYQSFEGSLWSKGILPIDSLQLLIDARQGDGLDVDTSSTLDWAPLRERVKTVGMRNSNVMAIAPTATISNISGVGQSIEPLFQNLFVKSNMSGDFTVVNPHLVKSLKARGLWDEVMVSDLKYFDGSLGQIDRVPDDLKALYATAFEIESKWIVDAGSVRQKWIDQAQSLNLYIAAPSGRKLDQLYRYAWHKGLKTTYYLRAQSATHVEKSTLRGTDGKLNAVSATPAPAAPAAATPAPAPTPTPAPAPSPKPEPDVDFVATEGAACRIDDPDCEACQ, encoded by the coding sequence ATGTCAGTCGAAACCGGTCAGCGGCCCTCCGCTGCCGACACCCCCACCGCGATCCGGGTCATCCGGCGGGACGGCAGCGTGTCGCCGTTCGACGCCGGCAAGATCTCGGTCGCGCTGACGAAAGCGTTCCTCGCGGTCGAGGGCGGCGACGCCGCCGCGTCCTCCCGCGTGCACCACGTCGTCGCCGAGCTGACCCAGCAGGTGGAGACCACCCTGCTGCGCCACGCCGGCCCCGAGACCGCCCTGCACATCGAGCAGATCCAGGACATCGTCGAGCTCGCCCTCATGCGCGGCGAGCACCACAAGGTCGCCCGCGCCTACGTCCTCTACCGCGAGGAGCGCGCGAAGGCCCGCGAGGCCGCCAAGCCGGCCGCGGCCGAGGTCTCGCTGAACGTCAAGGGCACCGACGGCGTCCTGCGCCCGCTCGACTGGGCCCGCGTGTCCCACGTCGTGGGCGAGGCCGTCGCCGGCCTCGACGACGTCACGGCCGAGCCGGTGCTGGCCGAGACCAAGCGCAACCTCTACGACGGCATCAGCGCCGACGAGCTGGCCCTGGCCCAGATCATGGCCGCCCGCGTGCTCGTCGAGCAGGAGCCGAACTACTCCTACGTCTCCGCGCGGCTGCTGCTGGACAAGCTCCGCGGTGAGGCCCTGAGCTACCTCGCCGGCACCCCGCGCCTGGCCAGCCAGGACGAGATGGCCGCCGAGTACCCCGCGTACTTCCGCGCCTACCTGCGCCGCGCGATCGAGCTGGAGCTGGTCGACGCCGAGCTTCAGCGCTTCGACCTGGACAAGGTCACCGCCGCGATCCGCCCCGAGCGCGACCTCGACTTCGGCTTCCTCGGCCTCCAGACGCTCTACGACCGGTACTTCCAGCACCACGACGGCACCCGCTTCGAGCTGCCGCAGGCGTTCTTCATGCGCGTCGCCATGGGTCTGGCCATCCGCGAAGACGACCGCGAAGCCCGCGCGATCGAGTTCTACGAGCTGCTGTCCAGCTTCCACTTCATGGCCTCGACCCCGACGCTGTTCAACTCGGGCACCACGCGCCCGCAGCTGTCGTCCTGCTTCCTGACCACGGTGGACGACGACCTGGACTCGATCTTCCAGGCGTACAAGAACAACGCGCTGCTGGCGAAGTACTCCGGCGGCCTCGGCAACGACTGGACCCCGGTCCGCGGCCTCGGCGCGCACATCAAGGGCACCAACGGCCAGTCGCAGGGCGTCGTGCCGTTCCTCAAGATCGCCAACGACACCGCCGTCGCGGTCAACCAGGGCGGCAAGCGCAAGGGCGCGGCCTGCGCGTACCTCGAGACGTGGCACGTGGACATCGAGGAGTTCCTCGACCTGCGCAAGAACACCGGTGACGACCGGCGCCGCACCCACGACATGAACACCGCGAACTGGGTGCCGGACGAGTTCCTCCGCCGCGTCGAGGCCGACGCGCAGTGGACGTTGTTCTCGCCGAACGAGACGCCGGACCTGCACGACCTCTACGGCAACGAGTTCTCCGCCCGCTACCGCGAGTACGAGGCGATGGCCGAGCGCGGCGAGATCAAGGTGTTCCGGCGCGTCCGCGCGGTCGACCTGTGGCGCCGCATGCTGACCATGCTGTTCGAGACCGGCCACCCGTGGATCACGTTCAAGGACCCGTGCAACCTGCGCTCGCCGCAGCAGCACGTCGGCGTCGTGCACTCGTCCAACCTGTGCACCGAGATCACGCTGAACACCAACAGCGAAGAGGTCGCGGTCTGCAACCTCGGCTCGGTGAACCTGCTCAAGCACGTCACACCGTCCGGTTTGGACACCAAGCGCCTCGAGAAGACCGTCCGCACCGCCGTCCGCATGCTGGACAACGTGATCGACATCAACTTCTACACGATCCCGGAGGCGCGCCGCTCCAACCTGCGTCACCGCCCGGTCGGCCTGGGCATCATGGGCTTCCAGGACGCGCTGTTCGAGATCGGCGTCCCGTTCGCCTCCGAAGAGGCCGTGAAGTTCGCCGACGTCTCCATGGAGCACCTTTCCTACTACGCGATCTCGGCGTCGACCGATCTGGCCGAGGAGCGCGGGCAGTACCAGTCGTTCGAGGGTTCGCTGTGGAGCAAGGGCATCCTGCCGATCGACTCGCTGCAGCTGCTCATCGACGCCCGCCAGGGTGACGGCCTCGACGTCGACACCTCGTCCACTTTGGACTGGGCGCCGCTGCGCGAGCGCGTCAAGACCGTCGGGATGCGCAACTCCAACGTGATGGCGATCGCGCCGACCGCGACGATCTCCAACATTTCCGGCGTCGGGCAGTCGATCGAGCCGCTGTTCCAGAACCTGTTCGTCAAGTCGAACATGTCCGGCGACTTCACCGTCGTCAACCCGCACCTGGTCAAGAGCCTCAAGGCCCGCGGCCTGTGGGACGAGGTCATGGTCAGCGACCTCAAGTACTTCGACGGCAGCCTCGGCCAGATCGACCGCGTCCCGGACGACCTGAAGGCGCTGTACGCGACGGCGTTCGAGATCGAGTCGAAGTGGATCGTCGACGCCGGTTCGGTGCGCCAGAAGTGGATCGACCAGGCGCAGTCGCTGAACCTGTACATCGCCGCGCCGAGCGGCCGCAAGCTCGACCAGCTCTACCGCTACGCGTGGCACAAGGGCCTCAAGACCACGTACTACCTGCGGGCGCAGTCCGCGACGCACGTGGAGAAGAGCACCCTGCGCGGCACGGACGGCAAGCTGAACGCCGTCTCGGCCACCCCCGCCCCGGCGGCTCCCGCCGCGGCCACCCCGGCCCCTGCGCCGACGCCGACGCCTGCGCCCGCTCCCTCGCCCAAGCCGGAGCCCGACGTCGACTTCGTCGCCACCGAAGGCGCCGCCTGCCGCATCGACGACCCCGACTGCGAAGCCTGCCAGTAA
- a CDS encoding acyclic terpene utilization AtuA family protein produces MTYRVGNASGFYGDRFSAVREMLTGGPLDVLTGDYLAELTMLILGRDRMKDPARGYAKTFLRQMEENLGLAREKGVKIVANAGGLNPAGLADALRELAAKLGLDVKIAHVEGDDLVARAGELKLRPGAGVPQGHSPLTANAYLGAWGIAECLNAGADVVVTGRVTDASVIVGPAAAHYGWARDDFDALAGAVAAGHVIECGAQATGGNYAFFIEHTLGVPGFPIAEIEADGSSVITKHPGTGGVVTVGTVTAQLLYEITGARYAGPDVTTRFDTLSLSEDGPDRVRISGVRGEAPPPTLKVALNTLGGFRNETTFVLTGLDIEAKAALVRQQLEASMKDRTPADVRWTLARTDHPDAGTEQTASALLHVAVKDADPKVAGRAFTGAAVELALASYPGFHVTAPPSDASPYGVYTAAYVDAGQVPHVAVLPDGMRVDIAPSLSTRELSEVDEPALLEPLDHGPVRRVPLGTVAGARSGDKGGNANLGVWVRSEEAWRWLVHRLTVAEFKLLLPETADLPVTRYLLPNLWAMNFVVEGILGEGVASQARFDPQAKALGEWLRSREIDVPEVLL; encoded by the coding sequence ATGACCTATCGCGTCGGCAACGCGTCCGGGTTCTACGGCGACCGGTTCTCCGCGGTGCGCGAGATGCTCACCGGCGGGCCCCTCGACGTCCTGACCGGCGACTACCTGGCCGAGCTGACCATGCTCATCCTCGGCCGCGACCGGATGAAGGACCCTGCCCGCGGCTACGCCAAGACGTTCCTCCGGCAGATGGAGGAGAACCTCGGGCTGGCTCGGGAAAAGGGCGTCAAGATCGTCGCCAACGCGGGCGGCCTCAACCCGGCCGGGCTCGCCGATGCCTTGCGGGAGCTGGCGGCCAAGCTCGGCCTCGACGTCAAGATCGCGCACGTCGAGGGCGACGACCTGGTGGCGCGCGCCGGGGAGCTGAAGCTTCGCCCGGGTGCGGGTGTCCCGCAGGGACACAGCCCGTTGACCGCCAACGCTTATCTCGGTGCGTGGGGCATCGCCGAATGCCTGAACGCCGGTGCGGACGTCGTCGTCACCGGGCGGGTCACCGACGCCTCGGTGATCGTCGGCCCGGCCGCCGCGCACTACGGCTGGGCTCGTGACGACTTCGACGCCCTGGCCGGCGCGGTCGCCGCGGGGCACGTCATCGAGTGCGGTGCCCAGGCCACCGGCGGCAACTACGCCTTCTTCATCGAGCACACCCTCGGCGTTCCGGGCTTCCCGATCGCCGAGATCGAGGCCGACGGCTCCAGCGTCATCACCAAGCACCCGGGCACCGGCGGCGTGGTCACCGTCGGCACGGTCACCGCCCAGCTGCTGTACGAGATCACCGGCGCGCGGTACGCCGGGCCGGATGTGACGACCCGGTTCGACACGCTGTCGCTCTCCGAAGACGGTCCGGACCGCGTCCGCATCTCCGGCGTGCGCGGCGAAGCCCCGCCGCCGACGCTGAAGGTCGCCCTGAACACCCTCGGCGGGTTTCGCAACGAGACGACGTTCGTCCTCACCGGACTCGACATCGAGGCGAAAGCCGCGCTGGTGCGCCAACAACTCGAGGCGTCCATGAAGGACCGGACGCCCGCCGACGTCCGCTGGACCCTCGCCCGCACCGACCACCCGGACGCCGGAACCGAGCAGACCGCGAGTGCACTGCTGCACGTCGCCGTCAAAGACGCCGACCCCAAAGTCGCGGGCCGCGCGTTCACCGGCGCGGCCGTCGAACTCGCGCTGGCGAGCTACCCCGGCTTCCACGTCACCGCGCCGCCGTCGGACGCCTCGCCATACGGTGTCTACACCGCGGCCTATGTGGATGCCGGACAGGTCCCGCACGTCGCCGTGCTGCCCGACGGCATGCGTGTCGACATAGCGCCCTCGTTGTCCACTCGGGAGTTGTCCGAAGTGGACGAGCCCGCGTTGCTCGAGCCGCTCGACCACGGTCCGGTGCGGCGGGTACCCCTCGGCACGGTCGCCGGGGCCCGCAGCGGCGACAAGGGCGGTAACGCCAACCTCGGCGTCTGGGTTCGCTCCGAAGAGGCCTGGCGGTGGCTCGTGCACCGGCTGACCGTCGCCGAGTTCAAGCTGCTACTGCCCGAAACCGCGGACCTGCCGGTGACCCGGTACCTGCTGCCGAACCTGTGGGCGATGAACTTCGTCGTCGAAGGCATCCTCGGCGAGGGCGTCGCGTCGCAGGCGCGGTTCGACCCGCAGGCCAAGGCCCTGGGCGAATGGCTGCGGTCGCGGGAGATCGACGTCCCGGAGGTTCTCCTGTGA
- a CDS encoding TIGR03084 family metal-binding protein, translating into MADLGVILGDLDAETRTIDDVVADLPASGWARETPAAGWTIAHQIAHLAWTDRKALIAAAHPEDWQAEIEELLKAGETHVDDGAAAGARRPPREILEDWRSGRAALAEALAAVPDGRKLPWYGPPMSAASMATARMMETWAHGQDIVDTLGLTREPTARLWHIARFGVRTRDFAYKVHSLAPPVEEFRVELTAPDGSTWAFGSEDAEQKLTGSALDFCLVVTQRRHPADTDLVAHGADVEEWLGIAQAFAGPPGSGRKPGQFA; encoded by the coding sequence ATGGCGGACCTCGGCGTGATCCTCGGGGATCTCGACGCGGAGACACGGACGATCGACGACGTGGTGGCGGACCTGCCCGCGTCCGGCTGGGCGCGGGAAACACCGGCCGCGGGGTGGACCATCGCGCACCAGATCGCGCACCTGGCCTGGACCGACCGCAAGGCCCTGATCGCCGCGGCGCACCCGGAAGACTGGCAGGCCGAGATCGAGGAGCTGCTCAAGGCGGGGGAGACCCACGTCGACGACGGCGCCGCGGCCGGAGCCCGGCGGCCGCCGCGGGAGATCCTCGAAGACTGGCGTTCCGGGCGTGCGGCGCTGGCCGAAGCACTCGCCGCGGTGCCTGACGGGCGGAAACTGCCCTGGTACGGCCCGCCGATGAGCGCCGCTTCGATGGCGACCGCGCGGATGATGGAGACCTGGGCCCACGGCCAGGACATCGTCGACACCCTCGGCCTGACCCGCGAGCCCACCGCGCGCCTGTGGCACATCGCCCGCTTCGGCGTCCGCACTCGCGACTTCGCCTACAAGGTCCACTCGCTCGCGCCGCCGGTCGAGGAGTTCCGCGTCGAGCTGACCGCGCCGGACGGCTCCACCTGGGCGTTCGGCTCCGAGGACGCCGAGCAGAAGCTCACCGGCAGCGCGCTGGACTTCTGCCTCGTCGTCACCCAGCGGCGGCACCCGGCCGACACCGATCTGGTTGCCCACGGCGCCGACGTCGAGGAGTGGCTCGGCATCGCGCAGGCCTTCGCCGGGCCGCCCGGGAGCGGCCGGAAGCCGGGGCAGTTCGCATGA
- a CDS encoding acetoacetate decarboxylase family protein produces the protein MTSYPPPPWHLTADACLSLWRVPTRDVHPAALSVAGHTTVFTAWIAYREPGQLSYHELLAAVPVRGKRTTCTITQIWVDSEVSLAGGRELWAIPKDLADLRFTGRTFTAATGDDWIATAAFTPRPGPRLTLPTRFDVLQDRDGAPVRTPVGAKIRPRLAAADWTINAGGPLGYLSSRRPFVSLTLPGAELEFGV, from the coding sequence ATGACGTCGTACCCGCCGCCGCCCTGGCACCTGACCGCCGACGCCTGCCTCTCGCTCTGGCGCGTCCCCACGCGTGACGTGCACCCGGCCGCCCTGTCCGTCGCCGGGCACACCACCGTGTTCACCGCCTGGATCGCCTACCGCGAGCCCGGGCAGCTCAGCTACCACGAGCTGCTCGCCGCCGTCCCGGTCCGCGGGAAGCGCACCACGTGCACGATCACGCAGATCTGGGTCGACTCCGAAGTCTCCCTCGCCGGCGGCCGCGAGCTGTGGGCGATCCCGAAGGATCTCGCCGACCTCCGGTTCACCGGCCGGACCTTCACCGCGGCGACCGGCGACGACTGGATAGCCACCGCGGCCTTCACCCCGAGACCGGGCCCGCGGCTCACGCTCCCCACCCGGTTCGACGTGCTCCAGGACCGCGACGGCGCGCCCGTGCGCACCCCGGTCGGTGCGAAGATCCGCCCCCGGCTCGCCGCGGCGGACTGGACGATCAACGCCGGCGGTCCGCTCGGTTACCTGTCAAGCCGACGCCCGTTCGTGAGCCTCACGCTGCCCGGCGCGGAGCTGGAATTCGGCGTTTGA
- a CDS encoding enoyl-CoA hydratase-related protein, producing MADYAEITYAVADRVATVTLNRPEARNGYTIRMADELGAAMDRADRDEDVRVVVLTGAGKDFCVGADLSQGGFDFDPATGPDAAWQEPAGRCSKRIFTMNKPVIAALHGAAVGGGVTITLSCDYRLASADSRFGFVFTRRGIYPEGASAWFLPRLVGMGTALDWMISGRVFGALEALEKGLVHQIVGTGTVLDAAYELAREIVETTAPVSVAVTRQLLYRMASAESPFPVHELDSKLIGGLGTSPDAVEGVMSFLQKRPPAFGMRVEKDLPGYLPWLEK from the coding sequence ATGGCCGACTACGCCGAGATCACCTACGCCGTCGCGGACCGGGTTGCCACCGTGACGCTCAACCGCCCGGAGGCGCGCAACGGCTACACGATCCGGATGGCCGACGAGCTCGGCGCCGCGATGGACCGCGCCGACCGCGACGAGGACGTCCGCGTCGTCGTGCTGACCGGCGCCGGCAAGGACTTCTGCGTCGGCGCGGACCTTTCGCAAGGCGGCTTCGACTTCGATCCCGCGACCGGGCCGGACGCGGCGTGGCAGGAACCCGCCGGCCGGTGCTCGAAGCGGATCTTCACGATGAACAAGCCGGTGATCGCGGCCCTGCACGGCGCGGCCGTCGGTGGCGGCGTCACCATCACGCTGTCGTGCGACTACCGGCTCGCCTCGGCGGACTCCCGGTTCGGGTTCGTCTTCACCCGCCGCGGTATCTACCCCGAAGGCGCCTCCGCGTGGTTCCTCCCCCGGCTCGTCGGGATGGGCACCGCGCTCGACTGGATGATCAGCGGACGGGTCTTCGGGGCGCTCGAAGCACTCGAAAAAGGCTTGGTGCACCAGATTGTCGGCACTGGGACCGTCCTCGACGCGGCGTACGAGCTCGCGCGGGAGATCGTCGAGACGACCGCGCCGGTGTCCGTCGCGGTCACCCGGCAGCTGCTCTACCGGATGGCGAGCGCCGAGTCGCCGTTCCCGGTCCACGAACTCGACTCGAAGCTGATCGGCGGCCTCGGCACGAGCCCCGACGCCGTCGAAGGGGTCATGTCGTTCCTGCAGAAACGGCCGCCCGCCTTCGGCATGCGCGTCGAAAAGGACCTGCCCGGCTACCTCCCGTGGCTGGAGAAATGA
- a CDS encoding AraC family transcriptional regulator, with translation MDDLFRGVRAHGSLFGSSALSPPFSLHFVDGAPLTLCTVLSGGGWIVPEHGEPEPLRAYETIVVRGPGTFTFVDELGTGAEPVACGEYCAAPELGGTRHRRGWRDDGEGPTTLIVGAYPAAGEVSRPLLDALPVVLRVGGGGTGDAVLDHLAAEVAADTPGQQVVLDRLLDWMLVCTLREWFDRPGGEPPAWWTAQRDPVAGPALRLLHDEPAAPWTVAALAARVGVSRSTLAKRFAELVGEPPLTYLTRRRMALAADLLVERPGATVAEVARAVGYADPFGFSAAFKRVRGATPSEFRRRPPERTAAEVLSERQQGCIVEG, from the coding sequence GTGGATGACCTCTTCCGCGGCGTGCGGGCCCACGGCTCGCTGTTCGGCAGTTCGGCCCTGTCGCCGCCGTTTTCCCTGCACTTCGTCGACGGCGCACCGCTGACCCTGTGCACCGTGCTCTCCGGCGGCGGCTGGATCGTCCCCGAACACGGCGAGCCCGAGCCGCTGCGCGCCTACGAGACGATCGTCGTGCGCGGGCCGGGGACGTTCACCTTCGTCGACGAGCTCGGCACCGGCGCCGAACCCGTCGCGTGCGGCGAGTACTGCGCCGCTCCCGAACTGGGCGGGACGCGGCACCGGCGCGGCTGGCGCGACGACGGCGAGGGTCCGACGACGCTGATCGTCGGCGCCTACCCGGCCGCCGGCGAGGTCAGCCGTCCGCTGCTGGACGCTCTGCCCGTCGTGCTGCGCGTCGGCGGCGGGGGTACCGGCGACGCCGTCCTGGACCACCTCGCCGCCGAGGTCGCCGCCGACACGCCCGGACAGCAGGTCGTGCTCGACCGGCTGCTGGACTGGATGCTCGTCTGCACGCTGCGCGAGTGGTTCGACCGGCCCGGTGGCGAGCCTCCGGCGTGGTGGACGGCCCAGCGCGACCCGGTGGCCGGCCCCGCGCTGCGCCTGTTGCACGACGAACCCGCGGCGCCCTGGACCGTCGCGGCGCTGGCCGCCCGCGTCGGCGTGTCGCGGTCCACGCTGGCCAAGCGATTCGCCGAACTGGTCGGCGAACCGCCGCTGACCTACCTCACCCGCCGCCGCATGGCGCTCGCCGCGGACCTCCTGGTCGAACGGCCGGGCGCGACCGTCGCGGAGGTGGCCCGTGCCGTGGGGTACGCCGACCCGTTCGGCTTCAGCGCGGCGTTCAAACGGGTCCGCGGCGCCACCCCGAGCGAGTTCCGGCGCAGACCACCCGAAAGGACGGCCGCCGAGGTGTTGTCAGAGCGTCAACAAGGGTGCATCGTGGAGGGGTAG
- a CDS encoding ribonucleotide-diphosphate reductase subunit beta: protein MTNVETTDATGLGEIEVGAARIDVDDKRMINARADVNQLLPMKYKWAWEKYLAGCNNHWMPTEVAMQADIALWKSPDGLTEDERQMLKRNLGFFATAESLVANNIVLAVYRQITNPECRQYLLRQAFEEAVHTHTFQYICESLGLVEGELFNMYREVPSISAKDAWALKYTQNLENPEFETGTPEADQAFLRDLVAFYVIFEGMWFYTGFAQILSLGRRNKMVGIAEQYQYILRDESIHLNFGIDCINQIKIENPHLWTEEFQAEVRGMLKEACELEVKYARDTMPRGMLGLSAQLCEQYMHFITDRRAQQIGLQPIFGETENPFPWMSEAMDLKKEKNFFETRVIEYQSGGALDWD, encoded by the coding sequence ATGACCAACGTGGAGACGACGGACGCGACCGGCCTCGGGGAGATCGAGGTCGGCGCCGCCCGGATCGACGTCGACGACAAGCGCATGATCAACGCGCGCGCCGACGTCAACCAGCTGCTGCCCATGAAGTACAAGTGGGCGTGGGAGAAGTACCTGGCCGGCTGCAACAACCACTGGATGCCGACCGAGGTCGCCATGCAGGCCGACATCGCGCTGTGGAAGTCGCCGGACGGCCTCACCGAGGACGAGCGGCAGATGCTCAAGCGCAACCTCGGCTTCTTCGCGACCGCGGAGTCGTTGGTGGCCAACAACATCGTGCTCGCGGTGTACCGGCAGATCACCAACCCCGAGTGCCGCCAGTACCTGCTGCGCCAGGCGTTCGAGGAGGCCGTGCACACGCACACCTTCCAGTACATCTGCGAGAGCCTCGGCCTGGTCGAGGGCGAGCTGTTCAACATGTACCGCGAGGTCCCGTCGATCTCGGCGAAGGACGCGTGGGCGCTGAAGTACACGCAGAACCTGGAGAACCCGGAGTTCGAGACCGGCACGCCGGAGGCCGACCAGGCGTTCCTGCGTGACCTCGTCGCGTTCTACGTGATCTTCGAGGGCATGTGGTTCTACACCGGCTTCGCGCAGATCCTGTCGCTGGGCCGCCGGAACAAGATGGTCGGCATCGCCGAGCAGTACCAGTACATCCTGCGCGACGAGTCGATCCACCTGAACTTCGGCATCGACTGCATCAACCAGATCAAGATCGAGAACCCGCACCTGTGGACCGAGGAGTTCCAGGCCGAGGTCCGCGGGATGCTGAAGGAGGCGTGCGAGCTCGAGGTCAAGTACGCGCGTGACACCATGCCGCGCGGCATGCTCGGCCTGTCGGCGCAGCTGTGCGAGCAGTACATGCACTTCATCACCGACCGGCGCGCGCAGCAGATCGGCCTCCAGCCGATCTTCGGCGAGACCGAGAACCCGTTCCCGTGGATGTCCGAGGCGATGGACCTGAAGAAGGAGAAGAACTTCTTCGAGACCCGCGTCATCGAATACCAGTCGGGCGGCGCCCTCGACTGGGACTGA